Genomic segment of Candidatus Neomarinimicrobiota bacterium:
TTTAGTAAATATTGAATAAAGAAATACCATATAGTGTTGTTTATCAACTTATTTTATCTCTGTGAGCGAGAAATTATTGAAAAAGGAAGTAAATGTAATTATTTCAACAATAACGTTTGACAGGAGTGAATTACGAGATTATATTTAACCATATGGTTAAATATACTTCGGGTACTATTGATTCTACATTTTCTGCCTTAGCGGATCCCACTCGACGGGCGATTATTCAACGGTTAGAATTCAGTAATTGTTCAGTACTCGAAATTGCTAAACCTTTTCAAATTTCCCTTCCGGCTATATCCAAACATCTCAAGGTTCTCGAAAGAGCCGGATTGATTGAACGGCACAAACAGGGAAAAACTCATATCATAAATTTAATGGCTGATCCTATGAAGAATGCTGCCGAGTGGCTCAATCACTATTCAATTTTCTGGGAAGGACAGCTTGAAGCATTTTCAAAATATATAAATACTAAAAATAAGGAGGAGTAATAGAATGAATGATGTACAAGAGATGGAAACAAATACATTGGAGGTTTCAAAAACTTACAATGCCACAGTTGAAACCGTATGGAACGCGTGGACTAACCCGGAGGAAATATCCAGATGGTGGCTTCCTTAGGGCTTCACGGAACCCTCCGTACCTGAAGTTGACTTAAGGATTGGTGGAAATTTCAAATATCATATGAAACCCGCAGAGGGTGACGCATTTTATGCTCACGGTGTATTTAAAGAGATAATTCCAAATG
This window contains:
- a CDS encoding winged helix-turn-helix transcriptional regulator; translation: MVKYTSGTIDSTFSALADPTRRAIIQRLEFSNCSVLEIAKPFQISLPAISKHLKVLERAGLIERHKQGKTHIINLMADPMKNAAEWLNHYSIFWEGQLEAFSKYINTKNKEE
- a CDS encoding SRPBCC domain-containing protein, encoding MNDVQEMETNTLEVSKTYNATVETVWNAWTNPEEISRWWLP